A segment of the Desulfovibrio sp. Huiquan2017 genome:
CATGCCCAGAACCACGTCCATGGCCAGGGCCCGGTCCACAGCGCCGCGCACCTGGGTGCGCTCGAACCAGCCGCGGCCGGTCTGCCAGAAACGAACCAGGGCCGTGGTCCATTCAGTCACTTCGGGCGGATTCACGCGCACGTCCGGCCAGGACAGGGTGACCACCCAGGAACGGGAAACCAAGGTCTCCAGGAGCCGCTCGCGCTGGGGCGCGGCCAAGACGAAAACGTTGCCGGGACGGGGCTCCTCCAAAGACTTGAGCAAGGCGTTGGCCGCCTCGGTCATGAACATCTGGGCTTCGGCGAAGATGGTCACGCGGTAGCCGTCGCCATGGGGTGGCTGGCCCCAGGTGGAACGCTTCTCGCGCACGGAGTCCACCTTGATCAACCCTTCGCGGCCGTCAAAAAAAAGCAAGTCATTGAAGGCCAGATCCGCGATCTGACGGCAGGCCGCGCACCGGCCGCACGGGACCGTCCCGGACGCGCAGTTCAATCGCATGGCCCAGTACAGGGCAAGGGCGACGCGGGAATCCGCGTCGCCCCCCTCGATAACAATGGATTGGGGCGGATCGTGGGCGATGGCGTCGAGCCGCCGGACCGCGTGCTCCTGCCCCTTCAGGGCGGCCAGCGGGTCGTCGTGCAACGTCATGCCACGCGCCCTAGAAGGTCTGTACCCGGTCCGGGCCCACCGAGACGATGCCAATCTTCA
Coding sequences within it:
- a CDS encoding DNA polymerase III subunit delta', with protein sequence MTLHDDPLAALKGQEHAVRRLDAIAHDPPQSIVIEGGDADSRVALALYWAMRLNCASGTVPCGRCAACRQIADLAFNDLLFFDGREGLIKVDSVREKRSTWGQPPHGDGYRVTIFAEAQMFMTEAANALLKSLEEPRPGNVFVLAAPQRERLLETLVSRSWVVTLSWPDVRVNPPEVTEWTTALVRFWQTGRGWFERTQVRGAVDRALAMDVVLGMQRELREALSGSCATPLSADMAKTYGPADLRRIGLVLDQAQDALNTQVPVNPTMVLDWIATRMVS